The following coding sequences are from one Manis pentadactyla isolate mManPen7 chromosome 13, mManPen7.hap1, whole genome shotgun sequence window:
- the MCAM gene encoding cell surface glycoprotein MUC18 isoform X2 codes for MGLSGLVCAFLLAACCSRRAAGVPGEVEQPAPELVEVEVGSTALLKCGPSHSRGNVSHVDWFSVHKEKPTLIFRVRQGQGQSEPGEYQHRLSLQDRGTTLALTHVTPHDERVFLCQGKRPRSQEHRVQLRVYKAPEEPSIQVNALGISVNSEEPEEVATCVGRNGYPIPQVIWYKNGQPLKEEKNRVHIQSSQIVESSGLYTLQSVLKAQLVKEDKDAQFYCELSYRLPSGNHMKESREVTVPVFYPAEKVWLEVEPVGPLKEGDRVEIRCLADGNPPPHFSISKQNHSTREMEEETTDDNGVLVLEPARKEHSGLYECQGLDLETMASLLSDQQELLVNYVSAVRVSPAAPESQEGSSLTLTCEADSNQALQFQWLREKTGEVLEKGPVLQLHNLKRESGGGYRCVASAPSVPGLSRTQLVNVAIFGSPWMTIRERKMWVKENGVLNLSCEASGHPQPAISWNVAGTASEQEQDPQTVLSTLTVPVTPELLETGAACVASNSLGKNRTIIFLELASNRTTGPSTSTASPHGRANSTSTERKLPEPESRGVAIVAVTVCILVLAVLGAVLYFFYKKGKLPCGRSGKQEITLPPSRKSEFVVEVKSDKLPEEMGLLQGSNGDKRAPGDQGEKYIDLRH; via the exons ATGGGACTGTCCGGGCTCGTCTGCGCCTTCCTGCTCGCCGCCTGCTGCAGTCGCCGCGCCGCGG GTGTGCCCGGAGAGGTGGAGCAGCCGGCCCCAGAgctggtggaggtggaggtgggcagCACAGCCCTTCTGAAGTGCGGCCCCTCTCATTCCCGCGGCAACGTCAGCCATGTGGACTGGTTCTCG GTCCACAAGGAGAAGCCCACACTCATCTTCCGCGtgcgccagggccagggccagagcGAACCTGGGGAGTACCAGCACCGGCTCAGCCTCCAGGACAGGGGCACTACTCTGGCCCTGACACATGTCACCCCCCATGATGAGCGCGTCTTCCTGTGCCAGGGCAAGCGCCCTCGGTCCCAGGAGCACCGTGTCCAGCTCCGGGTGTACA AAGCTCCGGAGGAGCCGAGTATCCAAGTCAATGCCTTGGGTATTTCCGTGAACAGCGAGGAACCTGAAGAG GTCGCTACCTGTGTGGGGAGGAACGGGTACCCCATTCCTCAGGTCATCTGGTATAAGAACGGCCAGCCCCTGAAGGAGGAGAAGAACC GAGTCCACATACAGTCATCCCAGATCGTGGAGTCCAGTGGTTTGTACACCTTGCAGAGTGTTCTGAAGGCACAGCTGGTTAaggaagacaaagatgcccagtTTTACTGCGAGCTCAGCTACCGGCTGCCCAGTGGGAACCACATGAAGGAATCTAGGGAGGTCACGGTCCCTGTTTTCT ACCCAGCAGAGAAAGTGTGGCTGGAAGTGGAGCCTGTGGGCCCGCTGAAGGAAGGGGACCGTGTGGAAATCCGGTGTCTGGCTGATGGCAACCCACCACCCCACTTCAGCATCAGCAAGCAG AACCACAGCACCAGGGAGATGGAGGAAGAGACCACCGACGACAATGGCGTCCTGGTGTTGGAGCCCGCCCGGAAGGAGCACAGCGGGCTCTATGAGTGCCAGGGCCTGGACCTGGAGACCATGGCGTCGCTGCTGAGCGACCAGCAGGAGCTGCTGGTGAACT ATGTGTCTGCTGTCCGGGTGAGCCCTGCGGCCCCCGAGAGCCAGGAGGGCAGCAGCCTCACTCTGACGTGTGAGGCAGACAGCAATCAGGCCCTGCAGTTCCAGTGGCTGAGAGAAAAG ACAGGCGAGGTGCTGGAAAAGGGGCCTGTGCTCCAATTACACAACCTCAAAAGGGAGTCCGGGGGAGGCTACCGCTGCGTGGCATCCGCACCCAGCGTGCCCGGCCTGAGTCGCACACAGCTTGTCAACGTGGCCATTTTTG GATCCCCATGGATGACAATAAGGGAGAGGAAGATGTGGGTGAAAGAGAACGGGGTGTTGAACCTGTCTTGCGAAGCATCAGGACATCCTCAGCCTGCCATCTCCTGGAATGTCGCCGGCACA GCAAGTGAGCAAGAACAAGATCCGCAGACTGTCCTGAGCACCCTGACTGTCCCTGTGACCCCGGAGCTGCTGGAGACGGGTGCTGCATGCGTGGCCTCCAACTCCCTGGGCAAAAATCGCACCATCATTTTCCTGGAGTTGG CCTCCAACAGGACCACCGGCCCCAGCACCTCCACAGCCAGCCCTCATGGCAGGGCCAACAGCACTTCCACAG AGAGAAAGCTGCCAGAGCCTGAAAGCAGGGGTGTGGCCATCGTGGCCGTGACCGTGTGCATCCTGGTCCTCGCCGTGCTGGGCGCTGTCCTCTATTTCTTCTACAAGAAGGGCAAACTGCCATGTGGGCGATCAGGCAAGCAAGAGAT CACACTGCCCCCGTCTCGTAAGAGCGAATTTGTAGTTGAAGTTAAGTCAGATAAGCTCCCAGAAGAGATGGGCCTCCTACAGGGCAGCAACGGTGACAAGAGGGCTCCAGGAGACCAG GGAGAGAAATACATCGACCTGAGGCACTAG
- the MCAM gene encoding cell surface glycoprotein MUC18 isoform X1: MGLSGLVCAFLLAACCSRRAAGVPGEVEQPAPELVEVEVGSTALLKCGPSHSRGNVSHVDWFSVHKEKPTLIFRVRQGQGQSEPGEYQHRLSLQDRGTTLALTHVTPHDERVFLCQGKRPRSQEHRVQLRVYKAPEEPSIQVNALGISVNSEEPEEVATCVGRNGYPIPQVIWYKNGQPLKEEKNRVHIQSSQIVESSGLYTLQSVLKAQLVKEDKDAQFYCELSYRLPSGNHMKESREVTVPVFYPAEKVWLEVEPVGPLKEGDRVEIRCLADGNPPPHFSISKQNHSTREMEEETTDDNGVLVLEPARKEHSGLYECQGLDLETMASLLSDQQELLVNYVSAVRVSPAAPESQEGSSLTLTCEADSNQALQFQWLREKTGEVLEKGPVLQLHNLKRESGGGYRCVASAPSVPGLSRTQLVNVAIFGSPWMTIRERKMWVKENGVLNLSCEASGHPQPAISWNVAGTASEQEQDPQTVLSTLTVPVTPELLETGAACVASNSLGKNRTIIFLELASNRTTGPSTSTASPHGRANSTSTERKLPEPESRGVAIVAVTVCILVLAVLGAVLYFFYKKGKLPCGRSGKQEMERNTST, encoded by the exons ATGGGACTGTCCGGGCTCGTCTGCGCCTTCCTGCTCGCCGCCTGCTGCAGTCGCCGCGCCGCGG GTGTGCCCGGAGAGGTGGAGCAGCCGGCCCCAGAgctggtggaggtggaggtgggcagCACAGCCCTTCTGAAGTGCGGCCCCTCTCATTCCCGCGGCAACGTCAGCCATGTGGACTGGTTCTCG GTCCACAAGGAGAAGCCCACACTCATCTTCCGCGtgcgccagggccagggccagagcGAACCTGGGGAGTACCAGCACCGGCTCAGCCTCCAGGACAGGGGCACTACTCTGGCCCTGACACATGTCACCCCCCATGATGAGCGCGTCTTCCTGTGCCAGGGCAAGCGCCCTCGGTCCCAGGAGCACCGTGTCCAGCTCCGGGTGTACA AAGCTCCGGAGGAGCCGAGTATCCAAGTCAATGCCTTGGGTATTTCCGTGAACAGCGAGGAACCTGAAGAG GTCGCTACCTGTGTGGGGAGGAACGGGTACCCCATTCCTCAGGTCATCTGGTATAAGAACGGCCAGCCCCTGAAGGAGGAGAAGAACC GAGTCCACATACAGTCATCCCAGATCGTGGAGTCCAGTGGTTTGTACACCTTGCAGAGTGTTCTGAAGGCACAGCTGGTTAaggaagacaaagatgcccagtTTTACTGCGAGCTCAGCTACCGGCTGCCCAGTGGGAACCACATGAAGGAATCTAGGGAGGTCACGGTCCCTGTTTTCT ACCCAGCAGAGAAAGTGTGGCTGGAAGTGGAGCCTGTGGGCCCGCTGAAGGAAGGGGACCGTGTGGAAATCCGGTGTCTGGCTGATGGCAACCCACCACCCCACTTCAGCATCAGCAAGCAG AACCACAGCACCAGGGAGATGGAGGAAGAGACCACCGACGACAATGGCGTCCTGGTGTTGGAGCCCGCCCGGAAGGAGCACAGCGGGCTCTATGAGTGCCAGGGCCTGGACCTGGAGACCATGGCGTCGCTGCTGAGCGACCAGCAGGAGCTGCTGGTGAACT ATGTGTCTGCTGTCCGGGTGAGCCCTGCGGCCCCCGAGAGCCAGGAGGGCAGCAGCCTCACTCTGACGTGTGAGGCAGACAGCAATCAGGCCCTGCAGTTCCAGTGGCTGAGAGAAAAG ACAGGCGAGGTGCTGGAAAAGGGGCCTGTGCTCCAATTACACAACCTCAAAAGGGAGTCCGGGGGAGGCTACCGCTGCGTGGCATCCGCACCCAGCGTGCCCGGCCTGAGTCGCACACAGCTTGTCAACGTGGCCATTTTTG GATCCCCATGGATGACAATAAGGGAGAGGAAGATGTGGGTGAAAGAGAACGGGGTGTTGAACCTGTCTTGCGAAGCATCAGGACATCCTCAGCCTGCCATCTCCTGGAATGTCGCCGGCACA GCAAGTGAGCAAGAACAAGATCCGCAGACTGTCCTGAGCACCCTGACTGTCCCTGTGACCCCGGAGCTGCTGGAGACGGGTGCTGCATGCGTGGCCTCCAACTCCCTGGGCAAAAATCGCACCATCATTTTCCTGGAGTTGG CCTCCAACAGGACCACCGGCCCCAGCACCTCCACAGCCAGCCCTCATGGCAGGGCCAACAGCACTTCCACAG AGAGAAAGCTGCCAGAGCCTGAAAGCAGGGGTGTGGCCATCGTGGCCGTGACCGTGTGCATCCTGGTCCTCGCCGTGCTGGGCGCTGTCCTCTATTTCTTCTACAAGAAGGGCAAACTGCCATGTGGGCGATCAGGCAAGCAAGAGAT GGAGAGAAATACATCGACCTGA